Proteins encoded in a region of the Candidatus Zixiibacteriota bacterium genome:
- a CDS encoding OsmC family protein produces MPTRKAQAEWKGDLRNGSGVMKMATGSYEGPYSFGSRFEESKGTNPEELIAAAHAGCFSMALSAGLGKAGFSPKRVSTKATVHLEKVGDGFQITTIELDTEAEVPGIDKATFMQHAEGAKAGCPISKALAAVPSIKLTAKLL; encoded by the coding sequence ATGCCAACACGGAAGGCGCAAGCCGAATGGAAAGGCGATCTGAGGAACGGTTCGGGCGTCATGAAGATGGCAACCGGTTCTTATGAGGGGCCGTATTCATTCGGTTCCCGATTCGAGGAGTCGAAGGGCACCAACCCAGAGGAGCTCATCGCAGCAGCACATGCCGGGTGTTTCTCGATGGCGCTCTCGGCCGGATTGGGCAAGGCCGGCTTCAGCCCCAAGCGGGTCAGCACCAAGGCAACGGTCCACCTCGAAAAAGTCGGCGATGGATTTCAAATCACGACAATCGAACTGGATACCGAAGCCGAAGTGCCGGGAATCGACAAAGCCACGTTCATGCAGCACGCCGAGGGTGCCAAAGCCGGATGCCCGATATCGAAGGCCCTGGCGGCGGTACCGTCGATCAAACTGACCGCGAAATTGCTGTAG
- a CDS encoding ferredoxin family protein encodes MTYVICEPCIGTKDTACVDACPVDCIHPTKDAAEFEEAEMLYIDPAECIDCGACVPACPVEAIFEESEVPEKWTDYTAKNAEYFQK; translated from the coding sequence ATGACGTATGTCATCTGCGAACCGTGCATCGGAACCAAAGACACCGCGTGTGTAGATGCCTGCCCGGTCGATTGTATCCATCCGACCAAGGACGCAGCGGAGTTTGAAGAGGCGGAAATGCTGTATATCGATCCCGCGGAGTGCATCGATTGCGGCGCCTGTGTTCCCGCCTGCCCCGTTGAGGCGATCTTCGAGGAAAGTGAAGTCCCCGAGAAGTGGACCGACTACACGGCCAAGAACGCAGAGTATTTTCAGAAGTAA
- the glmS gene encoding glutamine--fructose-6-phosphate transaminase (isomerizing): MCGIIGYVGGQQALPLLIDGLKRMEYRGYDSAGFAIFGPDGLQCEKYAGKIARLEQALVGKNYEGTWGIAHTRWATHGEPNDNNAHPHTDDSGDFALVHNGIIENYATLREWLIRRGHLIRTETDTEILVHLIADTYDGNLVEATRIALSQVEGTYGIAVTTRHEPELIVAARHGAPLVIGRGNMENFVASDVAALIRHTNQVVYLDDLELAAVTREGFSISKIDKTVVTREAQEIEWTLEEIEKGGHAHFMHKEIHEQPVTITNAMRGRLNRDEATARLNGIKPHLEELGQIDRIIITACGTSWHAALIGEYMIEDLAGIPAEVEYASEFRYRSPIVRPGTAVFVISQSGETADTMGAMREAKRRGARVLGICNVVGSTIARETDGGIYIHAGPEIGVASTKAFTSQVTVLSLVALLLARMREMSFDRGQEMIAELAALPSKVQAILDREDEIRAIAADYHRHDNFLYLGRGYNFPVALEGALKLKEISYIHAEGYPAAEMKHGPIALIDERMPVVVIALRDSVYSKVINNIQEVKARRGTVIAIATEGDDEITKHVDHVIHVPQTLEPLTPILSCVPLQLLAYHMAVLRGRDVDQPRNLAKSVTVE, encoded by the coding sequence ATGTGCGGAATCATCGGCTATGTCGGCGGGCAGCAGGCGCTGCCGCTTTTGATCGACGGACTCAAACGGATGGAGTACCGCGGCTATGACTCGGCCGGGTTTGCCATTTTCGGTCCGGATGGACTTCAATGCGAAAAGTACGCGGGGAAGATCGCGCGACTGGAGCAGGCACTCGTGGGCAAGAATTACGAGGGGACATGGGGCATAGCCCATACTCGCTGGGCCACGCACGGCGAGCCCAATGACAACAATGCCCACCCGCACACTGACGACTCCGGCGATTTCGCTTTGGTGCACAATGGCATCATCGAAAACTACGCCACGTTGCGCGAATGGCTGATCCGTCGCGGGCACCTGATCCGCACCGAGACCGACACTGAAATTCTCGTGCACCTGATCGCCGACACCTACGACGGTAATCTGGTCGAGGCGACCCGGATTGCGCTCTCGCAAGTCGAAGGCACCTACGGCATCGCAGTAACCACGCGTCACGAGCCGGAGTTGATCGTAGCGGCGCGACATGGCGCGCCCCTGGTGATCGGGCGCGGCAACATGGAAAACTTCGTCGCCTCCGATGTGGCGGCGCTGATCCGTCACACCAATCAGGTCGTCTACCTCGACGATCTCGAATTGGCCGCGGTCACGCGTGAAGGATTTTCGATCTCCAAAATCGACAAGACGGTCGTCACGCGCGAAGCGCAGGAAATCGAGTGGACGCTCGAAGAAATCGAGAAGGGCGGCCACGCGCACTTTATGCACAAGGAAATCCATGAACAGCCGGTCACGATCACCAATGCGATGCGCGGACGTCTCAACCGGGACGAGGCCACGGCGCGTCTCAACGGCATCAAGCCGCATCTCGAAGAATTGGGGCAGATCGACCGTATCATTATCACCGCCTGCGGGACATCGTGGCATGCGGCGTTGATCGGCGAATACATGATCGAGGACCTGGCCGGCATTCCCGCCGAGGTCGAATACGCCTCCGAGTTCCGTTATCGCTCGCCGATTGTCCGTCCCGGTACTGCCGTCTTCGTAATCTCCCAGTCGGGCGAGACCGCCGACACGATGGGAGCGATGCGTGAGGCCAAACGACGCGGCGCGCGCGTGCTGGGGATCTGCAATGTGGTGGGCTCAACGATCGCGCGCGAAACCGACGGCGGCATCTACATCCATGCCGGGCCGGAGATCGGGGTCGCCTCGACCAAGGCGTTCACGTCACAAGTAACCGTGCTCTCGCTGGTCGCGCTCCTCTTGGCGCGAATGCGCGAAATGTCGTTTGACCGCGGGCAGGAGATGATCGCCGAGTTGGCGGCGCTGCCCTCGAAAGTGCAGGCGATCCTCGACCGCGAGGATGAGATCCGCGCGATCGCCGCTGACTACCACCGTCACGACAACTTCCTATACCTCGGACGCGGCTACAACTTCCCGGTGGCATTGGAAGGCGCGCTCAAGCTGAAGGAAATCTCGTACATCCATGCCGAGGGATACCCCGCCGCCGAGATGAAGCACGGCCCCATCGCGCTCATCGATGAGCGCATGCCGGTGGTGGTGATCGCGTTGCGCGATTCAGTCTATTCCAAAGTCATCAACAACATCCAGGAAGTAAAGGCGCGCCGCGGCACGGTCATCGCCATCGCCACCGAGGGCGACGACGAGATCACCAAACACGTCGATCATGTGATCCATGTTCCACAGACGCTGGAGCCATTGACCCCGATTCTCTCCTGCGTCCCCTTGCAACTCTTGGCTTACCACATGGCGGTCCTGCGCGGCCGCGATGTCGACCAGCCGCGGAACCTGGCCAAGAGCGTGACGGTGGAATGA
- the glmM gene encoding phosphoglucosamine mutase yields the protein MPETSELKRSVSGVRGIVGDTLTPELVARHAAAFGSLLSGDKVVVASDTRPTGPMIKEAAISGLQSVGCDVIDIGIAPTPTVPLAVTHFKAAGGIAVTASHNPIEWNALKFIGSATQLLSPTLFDRIYDLADGNGRIAYRGWDKIGSRTSSLAMLNVHIRRVLSLKQVATRAVARRKPKVVLDAVNGAGSVYAPALLRKLACRVVEIHCRPDGRFPRGTEPLPENLKDLCAAVVRHRADIGFALDPDADRLAVVDEQGKPLGEERTLVLATEWVLSRTPGPVVINLSTTQAVLDVAKSHKQRGYTAKVGEANVAAMIKSKHAVIGGEGNGGVIMPSLHPGRDAMLGMALVLSYLSHADQPISQLSAGLPMYYAAKTRKAQSGDWQDRLSRFADHFGTRGQIDTRDGIKVTMDGESVHARASNTEPIVRISTEARTQKQAKALLSEALESLGY from the coding sequence GTGCCTGAGACATCCGAACTGAAACGATCCGTATCCGGCGTACGCGGTATCGTCGGCGACACACTGACTCCCGAACTGGTCGCCCGGCACGCTGCGGCATTCGGCAGCCTTCTGAGTGGCGACAAGGTTGTCGTCGCCTCCGACACGCGTCCGACCGGCCCCATGATCAAGGAAGCGGCCATCAGCGGATTGCAGTCGGTCGGCTGCGATGTCATTGACATCGGGATCGCGCCGACCCCGACGGTGCCATTGGCGGTCACGCACTTCAAGGCCGCAGGCGGGATTGCAGTCACCGCTTCGCACAATCCCATCGAGTGGAATGCGCTGAAATTCATCGGGTCGGCGACGCAATTGCTGTCGCCGACGCTATTTGACCGCATCTACGATCTCGCCGATGGGAACGGTCGAATCGCATACAGGGGCTGGGACAAGATCGGTTCACGCACATCGTCGTTGGCGATGTTGAATGTTCACATTCGGCGCGTTCTCTCGTTGAAGCAGGTCGCAACACGTGCCGTCGCACGGCGCAAACCGAAAGTGGTCCTCGATGCGGTCAATGGCGCCGGATCGGTGTATGCACCGGCGCTGCTGAGGAAACTGGCATGTCGCGTGGTCGAGATTCACTGCAGGCCCGACGGACGATTCCCGAGAGGAACCGAGCCGTTGCCCGAGAACTTGAAGGATCTGTGTGCGGCAGTAGTGAGGCATCGCGCCGATATCGGCTTTGCGCTTGATCCCGATGCCGACCGTCTGGCCGTCGTCGACGAGCAGGGCAAGCCCCTGGGAGAAGAGCGCACGCTCGTGCTGGCGACCGAATGGGTACTCTCGCGCACGCCGGGACCGGTGGTCATCAATCTTTCGACGACACAGGCGGTTCTCGATGTCGCCAAATCACACAAACAGCGCGGGTACACCGCCAAAGTCGGCGAGGCGAATGTCGCCGCAATGATCAAGTCCAAACACGCCGTCATCGGGGGCGAGGGCAACGGCGGCGTAATCATGCCCTCGCTGCATCCGGGGCGCGATGCGATGCTGGGGATGGCATTGGTGTTGTCGTACTTATCCCACGCCGATCAACCAATATCACAGTTGTCGGCCGGGCTGCCGATGTATTATGCCGCCAAAACCAGGAAAGCCCAGTCCGGGGATTGGCAGGACCGATTGAGTCGTTTTGCCGATCACTTCGGTACAAGGGGACAGATCGACACGCGGGATGGGATTAAAGTCACGATGGACGGTGAATCGGTTCATGCGCGCGCTTCCAATACTGAGCCAATTGTCCGTATATCGACTGAGGCTAGAACGCAGAAGCAAGCGAAGGCGTTGCTCTCGGAGGCATTGGAGTCGCTGGGGTATTGA
- a CDS encoding Rrf2 family transcriptional regulator encodes MLNLTRRTEYALIGLAHLAAQSPGTVVNVREVADQHNMPGKLVAKVFHELKTAGMLKSHQGKKGGYSLAREPHALNLSEVLMAIEGKAALVRCVDGNGADCPQYDECIISDPLRALHERIKVLFDSMTISDFVSNKSSVGAFEP; translated from the coding sequence ATGCTCAACCTGACGCGACGTACCGAGTATGCACTGATCGGGCTGGCCCACCTTGCCGCCCAGTCTCCCGGCACGGTGGTGAATGTCCGGGAAGTTGCGGATCAGCACAACATGCCGGGAAAGTTGGTGGCCAAAGTCTTTCATGAGTTGAAGACCGCGGGAATGCTGAAGTCACACCAGGGAAAGAAGGGCGGTTACTCCCTGGCTCGGGAACCCCATGCGCTGAATCTCAGCGAAGTCTTAATGGCCATCGAGGGCAAAGCAGCGCTGGTGCGTTGTGTCGACGGCAATGGGGCTGATTGTCCCCAGTATGATGAGTGTATCATCAGCGACCCGTTAAGGGCTCTGCACGAGCGCATCAAAGTGCTGTTCGATTCGATGACAATCAGCGATTTTGTCTCCAACAAAAGTAGCGTCGGGGCGTTTGAACCATGA
- a CDS encoding M23 family metallopeptidase, protein MKRPGYQLMVMEEGGPDRPVRAFRLPWYTMRLLITVAAAVLIALLVTTMFTLLYWRSVHRIESLSIENQQLLGSMAKVDRLEAELTRHREFTRQIADLMGISVPDFADSIRPDRLPEGVLADGYDSAATDTGSEWADVASGGTDPGVLVPNCAPDPNNRPRGKPIAGRLSRGFSPHSNNPVLRHTGIDFAAREGTAIMATADGTVAFAGKDDAFGFMIVIDHANGFGTTYGHNSVLLVTEGDAVSRGDRIAFSGNTGQSTAPHLHYEIRKDGIAIDPMGFLGE, encoded by the coding sequence ATGAAACGTCCCGGCTACCAACTGATGGTCATGGAGGAAGGCGGCCCGGATCGTCCGGTCCGGGCCTTCCGTCTTCCATGGTACACGATGCGTCTGCTGATCACGGTGGCGGCGGCAGTCCTGATCGCACTGTTGGTCACGACGATGTTTACGCTGTTGTATTGGCGTTCGGTGCATCGTATCGAGTCCTTGTCGATCGAGAACCAGCAGTTGCTCGGTTCGATGGCGAAAGTCGATCGCCTGGAAGCGGAACTGACACGCCACCGCGAGTTTACCCGTCAAATTGCCGATCTGATGGGAATTTCGGTGCCGGATTTTGCAGATTCGATTCGACCCGACCGTCTGCCTGAGGGAGTGCTGGCCGACGGATACGACAGTGCCGCAACGGACACCGGCTCGGAATGGGCCGATGTCGCATCGGGCGGCACAGACCCAGGCGTCCTGGTTCCCAATTGCGCGCCCGACCCCAATAACCGTCCACGCGGCAAACCGATCGCCGGACGGCTATCGCGCGGATTCTCGCCGCATTCGAATAATCCCGTGTTGCGTCACACCGGCATCGACTTCGCCGCCCGCGAGGGAACGGCGATCATGGCGACCGCAGATGGCACGGTCGCCTTTGCGGGGAAAGATGACGCCTTCGGATTTATGATCGTCATCGATCACGCCAACGGCTTTGGGACAACGTACGGGCACAACTCCGTCTTGCTCGTCACCGAGGGGGACGCGGTATCGCGTGGGGACCGAATCGCATTTTCCGGCAACACGGGCCAGTCGACGGCGCCGCACCTGCACTATGAGATACGCAAAGACGGCATCGCCATCGACCCGATGGGATTCCTGGGAGAGTGA